The following coding sequences are from one Triticum aestivum cultivar Chinese Spring chromosome 5A, IWGSC CS RefSeq v2.1, whole genome shotgun sequence window:
- the LOC123107206 gene encoding heavy metal-associated isoprenylated plant protein 41, with translation MGFDRKEAAAAAEEEEVKWLKHYSSTESILIVGDGDLSFSRALAIAFCSAENLVATSIDSYEDLTRKYSKAESNIFVLKMMGATILHGIDANTMKLHNDLKMRRFDRIVFNFPHAGFKGKEDRMDVINAHKKLVRGFLHNASHLIRPNGEIHVSHKTGNPYDKWDIEELALGSSLIKVDQVSFQIEDYPGYNQKRGDGANCDEPFALGACCTFKFCIRGSKKLKSAHRNMISSHGSSTLSEPISTVQIAKKAHEPYSLGLAKRHEPCFPVSIDGMVASPSFDRHGTSQPLCSIAGSSLNALPILGGNLPAPPQQQPWYQHGPILQLLWSGGYSHFAWEYLRSLLREYEAHRQMTPGGRATDVNYSVLLEHCFR, from the exons ATGGGGTTTGacaggaaggaggcggcggcggcggcggaggaggaggaggtgaagtgGCTGAAGCATTACTCCTCGACGGAAAGCATACTGATCGTCGGCGACGGAGATCTCTCCTTCTCGCGGGCCCTCGCCATCGCATTCTGCTCCGCGGAGAACCTCGTCGCCACCTCCATCGACTCCTATG AGGATCTGACGAGGAAGTATAGCAAAGCAGAGTCCAATATATTTGTACTAAAAATGATGGGAGCCACAATTTTGCATGGTATTGATGCCAATACTATGAAGCTTCACAATGACCTGAAGATGAGACGCTTCGATCGGATTGTCTTCAATTTTCCTCATGCTGGGTTCAAAGGAAAAGAAGACCGCATGGATGTGATCAA CGCGCACAAAAAGTTGGTGAGGGGGTTCCTTCACAATGCAAGCCACCTGATTCGCCCAAATGGTGAAATCCATGTTAGCCACAAGACAGGGAATCCATATGATAAATGGGATATTGAGGAATTGGCATTGGGATCTTCTCTTATTAAGGTTGATCAAGTTAGTTTCCAAATAGAGGATTACCCTGGGTACAACCAAAAGAGGGGAGATGGTGCGAATTGCGATGAACCTTTCGCTTTAGGTGCTTGCTGCACATTCAAATTTTGTATCAGAGGCTCGAAGAAACTGAAGAGTGCGCACAGAAACATGATTTCGTCACATGGAAGCAGCACATTGTCTGAACCAATCAGCACAGTTCAGATAGCAAAAAAAGCTCATGAGCCTTACAGCCTCGGATTAGCTAAAAGGCATGAACCGTGTTTTCCGGTTAGCATCGATGGCATGGTGGCTTCTCCTTCCTTTGATCGGCATGGGACTAGTCAGCCATTGTGCAGCATTGCAGGGTCATCACTGAATGCTCTGCCGATCCTTGGTGGCAATCTCCCTGCGCCACCTCAGCAGCAGCCTTGGTACCAACACGGGCCCATTCTTCAGCTGCTATGGAGCGGCGGCTACTCACACTTCGCCTGGGAATACCTTCGGAGTCTGCTCAGGGAGTATGAAGCGCATAGGCAAATGACGCCCGGAGGAAGAGCAACCGATGTGAATTACTCTGTCTTGCTGGAACATTGCTTCAGGTAA